One window from the genome of Vanessa tameamea isolate UH-Manoa-2023 chromosome 13, ilVanTame1 primary haplotype, whole genome shotgun sequence encodes:
- the Mhc gene encoding myosin heavy chain, muscle isoform X35 translates to MPKPQVQEGEDPDPTPYLFVSLEQKRIDQSKPYDGKKACWVPDEKEGFVQGEIKATKGDLVTVNLPGGEEKTLKKELLSQVNPPKFEKVEDMADLTYLNEAAVLHNLRQRYYAKLIYTYSGLFCVAINPYKRFPVYTFRCAKLYRGKRRSEVPPHIFAISDGAYVNMLTNHENQSMLITGESGAGKTENTKKVIAYFATVGAAQKKDPTQDKKGSLEDQVVQTNPVLEAFGNAKTVRNDNSSRFGKFIRIHFGPSGKLAGADIETYLLEKARVISQQALERSYHIFYQMMSGSVSGLKDMCLLSNDIYDYYIVSQGKTTIPNVDDGEECLLTDQAFDILGFTQEEKDNVYKITAAVMHMGCMKFKQRGREEQAEADGTEDGEKVAKLLGVDCPDLYKNLLKPRIKVGNEFVTQGRNKDQVTNSVGALCKGMFDRLFKWLVKKCNETLDTKQKRQHFIGVLDIAGFEIFDYNGFEQLCINFTNEKLQQFFNHHMFVLEQEEYKKEGINWTFIDFGMDLLACIDLIEKPMGILSILEEESMFPKATDQTFVEKLNNNHLGKSAPYLKPKPPKPGCQAAHFAIGHYAGNVGYNITGWLEKNKDPLNDTVVDQFKKGANKLLVEIFADHPGQSGDAGAGGGGKGGRGKKGGGFATVSSAYREQLNNLMTTLRSTQPHFVRCIIPNELKQAGLIDSHLVMHQLTCNGVLEGIRICRKGFPNRMVYPDFKLRYKILCPNLLKEPITAEKATEKILEHTGLDSESFRLGKTKVFFRAGVLGQMEELRDDRLSKIVSWLQAYIRGYLSRKDFKKLQEQRLALQVVQRNLRKYLQLRTWPWWKLWQRVKPLLNVTRVEDEIAKLEEKAQKAQEAFEKEEKLRKEVEALNSKLLEEKQALLASLEGEKGSLSETQERANKLQAQKADLEGQLRDTQDRLTQEEDARNQLFQAKKKLEQEISGLKKDVEDLELNIQKSEQDKATKDHQIRNLNDEIAHQDELINKLNKEKKLQGESNQKTSEELQAAEDKVNHLNKVKQKLEQTLDELEDSLEREKKLRGDVEKQRRKVEGDLKLTQEAVSDLERNKKELEQTIQRKDKEISSLTAKLEDEQSLVSKVQKQIKELQARIEELEEEVESERQARAKAEKQRADLARELEELGERLEEAGGATSAQIELNKKREAELSKLRRDLEEANIQHESTLANLRKKHNDAVAEMGEQLDQLNKLKAKAEKERSQYFSEVNDLRAGLDHLSNEKAAQEKIVKQLQHQLNEVQGKADESNRTLNDLDAAKKKLSIENSDLLRQLEEAESQVSQLSKIKVSLTTQLEDTKRLADEEARERATLLGKFRNLEHDLDNIREQVEEEAEGKADLQRQLSKANAEAQLWRSKYESEGVARSEELEEAKRKLQARLAEAEETIESLNQKVVALEKTKQRLSTEVEDLQLEVDRATAIANAAEKKQKAFDKIIGEWKLKVDDLAAELDASQKECRNYSTELFRLKGAYEEGQEQLEAVRRENKNLADEVKDLLDQIGEGGRNIHEIEKARKRLEAEKDELQAALEEAEAALEQEENKVLRAQLELSQVRQEIDRRIQEKEEEFENTRKNHQRALDSMQASLEAEAKGKAEALRMKKKLEADINELEIALDHANKANAEAQKNIKRYQAQIKDLQTALEEEQRARDDAREQLGISERRANALQNELEESRTLLEQADRARRQAEQELGDAHEQLNELSAQSASLSAAKRKLESELQTLHSDLDELLNEAKNSEEKAKKAMVDAARLADELRAEQEHAQTQEKLRKALEQQIKELQVRLDEAEANALKGGKKAIQKLEQRVRELENELDGEQRRHADAQKNLRKAERRIKELTFQAEEDRKNHERMQDLVDKLQQKIKTYKRQIEEAEEIAALNLAKFRKAQQELEEAEERADLAEQAISKFRGKGRAGSAARGVSPAPQRTRPAFDGFGTFPPRFDLAPENDF, encoded by the exons ATGCCGAAGCCACAAGTACAAGAGGGCGAGGACCCCGATCCGACCCCATACCTGTTCGTCTCTCTCGAACAAAAGCGTATCGACCAGAGCAAGCCCTACGATGGCAAGAAGGCTTGCTGGGTTCCAGACGAAAAAGAGGGCTTCGTGCAGGGTGAAATTAAGGCCACCAAGGGCGACCTGGTGACCGTTAACCTTCCCGGAGGCGAG GAGAAGACATTAAAAAAGGAACTCCTCTCACAAGTAAACCCGCCGAAATTCGAGAAAGTCGAAGACATGGCTGACCTGACGTACCTTAACGAGGCTGCCGTACTTCACAATCTTCGACAACGATACTATGCGAaacttatatat ACGTACTCGGGTCTCTTCTGTGTCGCCATCAACCCTTACAAGAGATTCCCCGTGTACACGTTCCGATGTGCCAAGCTTTACCGAGGCAAGCGTCGTTCGGAAGTGCCACCCCACATTTTCGCCATTTCCGACGGCGCCTACGTCAACATGTTGACCAACCACGAGAATCAATCTATGTTGATTAC CGGTGAGTCTGGTGCCGGAAAGACTGAGAACACGAAGAAGGTAATTGCTTACTTCGCCACCGTTGGTGCAGCGCAAAAGAAGGACCCTACCCAGGACAAGAAGGGATCCCTGGAAGACCAGGTCGTCCAAACTAACCCTGTGCTTGAAGCCTTCGGTAACGCCAAGACTGTGCGTAACGACAACTCCTCCCGTTTC GGTAAATTCATCCGTATTCACTTCGGCCCCTCTGGAAAACTGGCTGGTGCTGACATTGAGACCT ACCTGCTCGAGAAGGCTCGTGTAATTTCCCAGCAAGCCCTTGAGCGTTCTTACCACATCTTCTACCAGATGATGTCTGGTTCCGTAAGCGGTCTTAAAG ACATGTGTCTGCTGTCAAACGAcatatatgattattacatcGTATCGCAAGGAAAAACTACAATCCCAAACGTAGATGATGGCGAGGAATGTCTTTTGACCGAT CAAGCCTTCGACATTCTTGGTTTCACTCAAGAAGAGAAGGACAATGTTTACAAGATCACCGCCGCTGTAATGCACATGGGTTGTATGAAGTTCAAGCAGAGGGGTCGTGAAGAACAGGCTGAAGCTGATGGCACTGAG gaTGGTGAAAAGGTTGCCAAGCTGCTCGGCGTTGACTGCCCGGACCTGTACAAGAACTTACTGAAGCCCCGCATCAAGGTCGGAAACGAGTTCGTGACCCAGGGTCGTAACAAGGACCAAGTCACCAACTCCGTCGGTGCTCTTTGTAAGGGCATGTTCGATCGTCTCTTCAAGTGGCTCGTCAAGAAGTGTAACGAAACCCTAGACACCAAACAGAAGAGACAGCACTTCATCGGTGTACTGGATATTGCTGGTTTCGAAATCTTCGAC tacaacGGTTTCGAGCAACTCTGCATTAACTTCACAAACGAGAAGCTCCAGCAATTCTTTAACCATCACATGTTCGTACTCGAACAAGAGGAATACAAGAAAGAGGGCATCAACTGGACTTTCATCGATTTCGGAATGGACTTGTTAGCTTGTATCGATTTGATCGAGAAG CCTATGGGTATCCTCTCAATTCTTGAGGAAGAGTCTATGTTCCCGAAAGCTACCGACCAGACATTCGTTGAGAAGTTGAACAACAACCACTTGGGTAAATCTGCTCCTTACCTGAAGCCTAAACCCCCCAAGCCTGGTTGCCAAGCCGCTCACTTCGCTATTGGTCACTACGCCGGTAAT GTCGGTTACAACATCACCGGATGGCTGGAAAAGAACAAGGACCCTCTTAACGACACTGTCGTTGACCAGTTCAAGAAGGGTGCCAACAAACTGTTGGTGGAAATTTTCGCTGACCATCCTGGCCAGTCTGGTGATGCTGGTGCTGGTGGTGGCGGCAAGG GAGGTCGCGGTAAGAAGGGAGGTGGTTTTGCTACTGTCTCCTCTGCCTACAGg GAACAACTTAACAATTTGATGACAACGCTGAGGTCCACTCAACCTCACTTCGTGCGTTGTATCATTCCCAATGAATTGAAACAGGCTG GTCTCATCGACTCTCACCTTGTGATGCACCAGCTCACCTGTAACGGTGTGCTTGAAGGCATCCGTATTTGCCGTAAAGGTTTCCCCAACAGGATGGTCTACCCTGACTTCAAGCTCCG ATACAAAATTCTGTGCCCGAACCTGCTCAAAGAGCCAATAACAGCAGAAAAAGCCACAGAAAAAATTCTTGAACATACCGGCTTGGATTCTGAATCCTTCAGGCTCGGAAAGACTAAG GTATTCTTCCGCGCTGGTGTTCTGGGTCAGATGGAAGAGTTGCGTGACGACAGACTGTCTAAGATCGTATCTTGGCTCCAGGCCTACATCCGCGGTTACCTTTCCCGTAAGGACTTCAAGAAGTTGCAGGAACAGag ATTGGCTCTCCAAGTTGTCCAACGCAACTTGCGCAAGTACTTGCAGCTCCGCACCTGGCCATGGTGGAAACTGTGGCAGAGGGTCAAGCCCCTCCTCAACGTCACCCGCGTCGAGGATGAGATCGCG AAACTGGAGGAGAAGGCTCAAAAGGCCCAGGAGGCTTTTGAGAAGGAAGAGAAGCTCCGCAAGGAGGTCGAGGCCCTCAACTCTAAACTGCTTGAGGAGAAGCAGGCCCTACTTGCTTCTCTCGAGGGAGAGAAGGGTTCTCTCTCTGAAACCCAGGAGCGTGCCAACAAACTCCAAGCACAGAAGGCTGATCTCGAGGGTCAACTTAGg GACACACAAGACCGTCTCACCCAGGAGGAGGATGCCCGCAACCAGCTATTCCAAGCCAAGAAGAAGTTGGAACAGGAAATCTCTGGCCTGAAGAAAGATGTAGAAGACCTCGAACTTAACATCCAGAAGTCTGAACAAGACAAGGCTACCAAAGACCACCAAATCCGCAACTTAAACGATGAAATCGCCCACCAGGACGAGCTCATTAACAAACTCAACAAGGAAAAGAAACTTCAAGGAGAATCTAACCAGAAGACCTCTGAGGAGCTGCAAGCCGCCGAAGACAAGGTTAACCACCTTAACAAGGTCAAGCAGAAGCTCGAGCAGACCCTTGATGAGCTCGAAGACTCATTGGAGCGTGAAAAGAAACTGCGTGGTGATGTTGAGAAGCAGAGGAGGAAGGTTGAAGGCGACCTTAAACTTACCCAGGAAGCCGTCTCTGACCTCGAACGCAACAAAAAGGAACTCGAACAAACTATTCAGCGCAAGGACAAGGAAATCTCATCTCTCACTGCCAAGCTCGAAGACGAACAATCTTTGGTCAGCAAGGTCCAGAAACAGATCAAGGAACTGCAAGCCCGCATCGAGGAACTGGAAGAAGAAGTCGAATCCGAACGCCAGGCCCGTGCTAAGGCTGAGAAGCAGCGCGCTGATCTCGCTCGTGAACTCGAAGAGTTGGGTGAACGTCTCGAGGAAGCCGGTGGTGCCACCTCTGCCCAAATTGAACTCAACAAGAAGCGTGAGGCTGAGCTCAGCAAGCTCCGTCGTGACTTGGAGGAGGCTAACATTCAGCACGAGTCCACCCTCGCCAACCTCCGCAAGAAGCACAACGATGCCGTTGCGGAAATGGGTGAGCAGCTCGACCAGCTCAACAAGCTTAAGGCTAA GGCTGAGAAAGAGCGCTCTCAATACTTTAGCGAAGTCAATGACCTTCGCGCCGGTCTCGACCACTTGTCCAACGAAAAG GCTGCTCAAGAAAAGATCGTCAAGCAACTTCAACACCAGCTCAACGAGGTTCAAGGCAAGGCTGATGAATCCAACCGCACCCTCAACGACCTGGATGCCGCTAAGAAGAAGTTGTCGATTGAGAACTCCGACCTGCTCCGCCAGTTGGAGGAGGCTGAGTCCCAGGTGTCGCAGCTCTCCAAGATTAAGGTGTCGCTCACCACACAGTTGGAGGACACCAAGAGGCTCGCTGACGAAGAGGCCAGG GAACGCGCTACTTTGCTCGGCAAGTTCCGCAACCTCGAACACGATTTGGACAACATCCGCGAGCAAGTGGAAGAGGAAGCCGAAGGCAAGGCTGACCTACAGCGTCAACTGTCCAAGGCTAACGCTGAAGCTCAACTCTGGCGCTCCAAGTACGAGTCCGAAGGTGTTGCTCGCTCCGAGGAACTCGAAGAAGCCAAGCGCAAACTTCAAGCCCGTCTCGCCGAAGCCGAAGAAACTATCGAGTCTCTCAACCAGAAGGTTGTTGCTCTCGAGAAGACCAAGCAGCGTCTTTCCACCGAAGTCGAGGACTTGCAACTCGAGGTTGACCGTGCCACTGCCATCGCTAACGCTGCTGAGAAAAAACAGAAGGCGTTCGATAAGATCATTGGTGAATGGAAACTCAAGGTCGATGACCTTGCTGCTGAACTTGACGCCAGCCAAAAGGAATGCCGTAACTACTCTACCGAATTATTCCGCCTTAAGGGTGCCTACGAGGAAGGTCAGGAACAACTCGAGGCCGTACGCCGTGAAAACAAGAACCTCGCTGATGAAGTCAAGGATCTCCTTGACCAGATTGGCGAAGGTGGCCGCAACATCCATGAAATCGAGAAGGCCAGGAAGCGTCTTGAAGCCGAAAAGGACGAACTCCAAGCTGCTCTCGAGGAAGCCGAAGCAGCTCTTGAACAAGAAGAGAACAAGGTTCTGCGCGCTCAACTCGAGCTGTCTCAAGTCAGACAGGAGATCGACAGGAGGATCCAGGAGAAGGAAGAAGAATTCGAAAACACCCGCAAGAACCACCAACGTGCCTTGGACTCTATGCAAGCTTCCCTTGAAGCAGAGGCTAAGGGCAAGGCTGAGGCCCTGCGCATGAAGAAGAAGTTGGAGGCTGACATCAACGAGCTCGAGATCGCCCTCGACCACGCCAACAAAGCTAACGCTGAAGCCCAGAAGAACATTAAACGTTACCAGGCACAGATCAAGGACCTCCAAACTGCCTTGGAAGAAGAACAGCGTGCTCGTGATGATGCCCGCGAACAGCTTGGAATCTCAGAGCGTCGTGCAAATGCCCTCCAAAATGAGCTCGAAGAATCGCGTACGCTTCTTGAACAAGCCGACCGTGCCCGCCGCCAAGCTGAACAAGAACTTGGTGATGCCCACGAACAGCTCAACGAACTTTCTGCTCAAAGCGCTTCCCTCTCTGCTGCTAAGAGGAAACTCGAGTCCGAGCTCCAGACCCTGCACTCTGACCTTGATGAACTCCTTAACGAGGCTAAGAACTCCGAGGAGAAGGCAAAGAAGGCCATGGTTGATGCTGCCAGGCTTGCCGACGAACTCCGTGCTGAGCAAGAACACGCCCAGACACAGGAGAAACTTCGCAAGGCACTTGAACAGCAGATCAAGGAATTGCAAGTCAGGCTTGACGAAGCTGAAGCTAACGCGCTCAAGGGAGGCAAGAAGGCCATCCAGAAACTTGAACAAAGAGTCAGGGAGCTTGAAAACGAGCTCGACGGTGAACAGAGGAGGCACGCTGATGCACAGAAGAACCTGCGCAAGGCTGAGAGACGCATCAAGGAATTAACCTTCCAGGCTGAAGAAGACCGCAAGAACCACGAACGTATGCAGGACCTGGTTGACAAACTGCAGCAGAAGATCAAGACCTACAAGAGGCAGATCGAAGAAGCCGAAGAGATCGCCGCCCTTAACTTGGCTAAGTTCCGTAAGGCACAGCAGGAATTGGAAGAAGCTGAAGAAAGGGCAGACCTTGCCGAGCAAGCTATCAGCAAATTCCGTGGCAAGGGACGCGCGGGATCAGCTGCGAGAGGAGTCAGTCCGGCG CCCCAACGTACGCGCCCCGCCTTTGACGGTTTCGGCACCTTCCCACCAAGGTTCGACCTGGCGCCCGAAAACGATTTCTAA